The Odocoileus virginianus isolate 20LAN1187 ecotype Illinois chromosome 2, Ovbor_1.2, whole genome shotgun sequence genomic interval CGTGCGGCTCTGGACTTTCCCCGGAGGCATAGCtctgcttggagaaggaaacggcaacccactccagtgttctcacctggagaatcctacagacaaatgagcctggagggctacagtccagggggtcacgagagtcggacacgactcagcggcTAAACCAACACCAGCTCTCCTGCCGGCCCTGCCGACAGCAGGATCCCCCCCGCCTGGGTGGGCACACACAGTTCTCGCCTCACGCGGCACTCAGGGACCAGCAATCACGGTCCGGGGAGCCACCCACAGCCGGTCGTCCAGCATGAGGGGGACACGGTCATCGTGGCAGCCTCGTGGGCCTGGCTGGGGACGGCACACAGGGAGGATGGGACCCACTCATGCTCACCAGGTGGGGCCAGTGGCCTGTCCGGCACGTCGGCCACCCCTGACTGGGCCTCATCTTCGTCCACACTCGTGGCCGAGCAGCTCGGGGGGGTCTGATGCCTGCACGGTGtgcaaagacaaaaggaaagcCTCTGAGTGGTCTGCATACACCCCCCCACGGCCCCCGGCCCCACGGGGACACTGACATCACACTGGACGTTCCCGCGCTGGCGTCCGGGGCGCCTGCCGGGGCCTGACTCGCCAGGGCCAGCTGCAGGACATCCGTCTGCCACGCGAGCCACGGCTCCTTGGAGGAAGCGAGAACCTGAAGCAGAGACAAACAGGAGAAACGCCGCCGAGACCGTCAACCGGAAAACCCACACGAAAGGCAGGCTGTGGTCGGTCCCTGGCCACCCcgcctggggtcgcagagagccacCCTGAGCTCAGACCCCTGTCCTCCGGactgggaggagggaggctggagTTGGTGCCCCACCCTGGAGTAGGGGGGGTGGACTTTTACTGATGCCAGCTTTGGCACCATGGGCGAGGGACATAAGTGGAGACTGCAGCTCATCCCCAGGGCTCCCAAAGGAGGTGTGATAAGCAAATGGAGGAGTGTCTACTGGAAACAGCAGAGCTAAGCGTGCGGGGCGGGGACACAGGGAAGCCAGGCTGACCGGTGGTCGGAGCTGCTGGGGGATAGAGGGGGACTGGGAGCAGGGAGATACCCATGGCTCCTCCGCAGAGGGCTGACCCAGCGGTCACAGGATGACTCACAGCCTGCTGCTCCCAGCCGGGCACCAGGGTGCCTGCCAGCTGGAGGAACTGCACTGCCATCTCCAAGACCGAGGCCATGTCCTCCCGCCGGCCATCAAACCAGGGCAGCAGAGCCCGCAAGCGCTCACAGCTCAAGGAGATCCGCTTCCTGCTCGGAGAGAAGGGACCCCCGACTGTAGGGCTGTCTGGCTTGGCCAGGAGAAGagacagcagccccaggaagccGTGAGCCCTTCAGGAATCAGGTCAGAGCACTGCACTGGCCCCTGGGGAGCCTGGACCCCATCCGCAGGCTTAGCAGGGCATCTGCCACGGGCCACCACCAAGCCTAGACGACCACCACTGCCTGGAGCAGGGGCCGGTCCCAAATATACAGCCTCGAGTTGTTCTGAACTTCACGTCAAAGAAAGGGCTGCACTGGTGGCCCCTGGGAGCTCTCCCCCAGCACGTGGGCTGTATTTATCTTGAAAACACGATACAGCGTCCCCTTACCAAACAGCTGTCTGAAACGAGGCGGTGGGCGCAGGCCTGCCCTCCTCCTCggacccccgcccccaccgcgtGGTCCCCACGACGGCCCCCACCTGCGCTCCCTCTCGCTGAGCACGTTTCGTGGCAGGCGGGAGCCGGGACCCTCCGCCACCGGAGGCCCCCTGGTCTGGCCTGAACCCTGGCTGGGGTGGTCCTCGCAGCAGAACCGGGTGCTCGATGGGAAAGGGACACTGCCGCGAGAAAAGACAAGACCGCGGGGTTGTGACCCCAGAAAACGCCCCTAGTACCCAGAGGCGGTGATGAACGTCTTAAGAGGGGCTGGGCGCAGGACAGGGGCCTGGAACACGGCACTGTAGGTCCTGCCTCTGGcacccctcctccttcccctcccaacCTCCAAGGACCAGCGGGTCGGGGTGGGCCCCAAGCGGGCCCTGCTGGGTGTGGCTCGGTCTCAGTCTCGTTTGAATTAGAAAAGAGTTGGCCCGGACCaccgcccgccccccaccccaccccaccccgggcaTCCCTGGGCAAGGGCGTCCCAGCTGACCTCCTCCAGCAACCGCTCCCCAATTCTCACCTGCATCCCCGGGAAACTCGCGGAACCCCAGCGCGGGGCTCACGAGCCCCGGACGCCATGAGTGCGCGCGGAAGAGAAGCGGAAGGCCCCGGACCCTGCCACGTGCGCCCCGCCCCACGCACGCGtcctcccagccccgccccctcaCGTGCGTTCTACCCGCCCCCCACGTGCTTCCGGCCAGGACGgagcctgccccgcccccacacGCGTGCTCtgtgcccgccccctcccccacaccagcTGCCCCGCTTCTGCGCCCCTTCCTGCGGTGAGGTCCGTCTGTAGGAGAAATTGCCAGAAAGGCGCGCCTGGGTTAGTGCCCAAGGTGGACAGTCGTCTCCCACCCTTCCGGCCGGGCAGCCCAGCTTCCCACTGGAGCGGGGGTCTCCTCGCACCTGCCCTCCGCGGGCACCCCGAGATGCCAGTCCTGAGCTGGGGCGCTCACTTGAAGGGTCTCACAACTGAGGGTGGGGCGGCGGGGGGCCAGaacagggtggagggaggggtcgGACGGGGGTCCATCAGGGTAAGGACCGAACTGGGCAAAGCTTCCCAGGGAAGGAGCCCAGGTGGGTTCCTGGGCTGGCACGTGGGCCTGGTGGGCAGGGAGGACCTGCCTCTGTGGCAGGAAGCGTTGGTCTTATGTGAGAGCGCAGGAGGGAACTACAGGACCGGCGGCGGGATCAGAGGAAGATTTTAGGATCCTTGTGGGCCCCCCTGGGGCAGGGTTGAGAGGCTGGGGGAGCTACACGCAAGAGGAGCCGGGAGACTGGTCAGCAGAGATCTCCAGGACTTAGGCTGGTTAAGGATGGGCAGAGAGCCTTCACCGGCCTCTGAGGGCCTGCAGGTCCAAGGTTGACGTGTGCCCCTACCCCAGATCTCATCCGTCTCCAGGGAGTCCTGCCTAAGCCAGTGCCACCACTGACCTGGGAGCTGGGGGCATGCCCACTCCTCCCAGGCGTGCCTGTGATCCCACCCACCTTCTCTGTGTCCTCCCTAGCTTCCGGCTTACTGGAAGGCTGGCTGGCGTTCCTGCCCCTTCCACCCAGGCCGTGGCCCACCCGCCTGCCCTCCATCTGCCTCCACCTGCCCTCCGGCCCTCCTGCCCTGACAGGGGCCTTGGCTCCTGCTCTTCAGCCCCCAGCTCAGGCCTCGCTGCAGGGAGCCGCCATCTCTAGCAGGTTGGTGCGGGCAAACCTCCCTTTGCCCACTCCTGACACTCCAGTGTGAGTGGCTGGGTCTCTAGGCCTGTGCTTCTGTCGCTGGATCTCCG includes:
- the SOHLH1 gene encoding spermatogenesis- and oogenesis-specific basic helix-loop-helix-containing protein 1, giving the protein MASGAREPRAGVPRVSRGCSVPFPSSTRFCCEDHPSQGSGQTRGPPVAEGPGSRLPRNVLSERERRKRISLSCERLRALLPWFDGRREDMASVLEMAVQFLQLAGTLVPGWEQQAVLASSKEPWLAWQTDVLQLALASQAPAGAPDASAGTSSVMHQTPPSCSATSVDEDEAQSGVADVPDRPLAPPGEHEWVPSSLCAVPSQAHEAATMTVSPSCWTTGSSSVPRAGCSGQGRWSLWGFTLPDPLLASLVESPGLVPRSPGPRPPKVLRPSPLWPVRSQQPPSPLVSEEPRSCLGQAGPPAQGADKALMLDSRSVSGCDVADGVSFLLTPGPDWWLGSLEGRGSGTPSRAAARSSPLDRPEPGFLGDPESGPKEEPLDGTLEPWGSDVSCPSPVLRDEVDSIFPDFFAC